From the Streptomyces nigrescens genome, one window contains:
- a CDS encoding SDR family oxidoreductase, with protein MTEHDNGLPEPTGKVALVTGASRGIGYGIAEALVARGDRVVITGRNEDALKEAAEKLGADRVLGVAGKAHDEAHQAVAVERAMEAFGRVDYLVNNAGTNPVFGPIADLDLGVARKVFETNVVSALGFAQRTWHAWQKDNGGAIVNITSIAGLAPSPFIGAYGMSKAAMVNLTLQLAHEFAPGVRVNSIAPAVVKTKFAAALYENREEEAAAGYPLARLGVPEDIGGAAAFLLSDASGWITGQTLVVDGGLFLNAGA; from the coding sequence CGGGCTCCCCGAGCCCACCGGCAAGGTGGCGCTGGTCACCGGCGCCAGCCGCGGTATCGGCTACGGCATCGCCGAGGCCCTGGTGGCCCGTGGCGACCGGGTCGTCATCACCGGCCGCAACGAGGACGCCCTCAAGGAGGCCGCCGAGAAGCTGGGCGCCGACCGGGTGCTCGGCGTCGCCGGCAAGGCACATGACGAGGCCCACCAGGCGGTCGCCGTCGAGCGCGCGATGGAGGCCTTCGGCCGCGTCGACTACCTCGTCAACAACGCCGGAACGAACCCGGTGTTCGGCCCCATCGCCGACCTGGACCTGGGTGTGGCGCGCAAGGTGTTCGAGACCAATGTCGTCTCGGCGCTCGGCTTCGCGCAGCGCACCTGGCACGCCTGGCAGAAGGACAACGGCGGCGCCATCGTCAACATCACCTCGATCGCCGGCCTCGCGCCCTCGCCCTTCATCGGCGCGTACGGCATGAGCAAGGCCGCGATGGTGAATCTGACGCTGCAGCTCGCCCACGAATTCGCGCCGGGCGTGCGGGTCAACTCCATTGCGCCCGCGGTGGTCAAGACCAAGTTCGCGGCCGCGCTCTACGAGAACCGCGAGGAGGAGGCGGCGGCCGGCTACCCGTTGGCGCGGCTCGGCGTCCCGGAGGACATCGGCGGGGCCGCGGCCTTCCTGCTGTCCGACGCCTCGGGCTGGATCACCGGCCAGACGCTGGTCGTCGACGGCGGTCTGTTCCTCAACGCCGGGGCCTGA